One window of Clostridiales bacterium genomic DNA carries:
- a CDS encoding ankyrin repeat domain-containing protein — translation MKIDIFEMSRHTKKLIYALGKDEISKVIDIQKENMGLTKLHIACLLRDFNWATNIIKVYGAKTLEEKDNYGNTPLHIACLYKSFNLINFMLKEGGLAILNVKNKDRNTPVDMLDKRDFGRLTDCLLSCIEICDDVKKGEYLLYWAFKFDQREIFLELLDKGYKTAKLNQIYMFRKACQNSDIEVINKLKKSGVRVNMRDLSENPVIYLRYKDKEVEAVPCDPQSTNNKQLGGNICKDSYIIKEVSVDDLSDKYKANDLSNIGNDKEAYANGNNALHIAIYNKNIYFATELLKSEEDIDAKNKFGHTPLFIAVMKNELNFAKTLIDMGADLDVADEYGRNIVHMACENGEFEFVNWIIEKKANIFSKIAKENAGYFDRRETALHFACRGGNLDLVKLLVEKYKFDVNAKSSSGYMPIAYAKDEGIIRYLVGRGARIDAYSIHGDTPLHTAYKNKNFELIDFLLNNKADINWPGGEEFKTVLEQACINNDIFAVRKFLERGALANVTYKRRNVIYPLHIAVLNKRKDIAALLIKHGANIDAVYRKVTALALACEENDIDMVKLLVENGARVSAIRDQKSSTISPLLSAYVSRSKEIAVLLINNGASIAQGELEEISKDFLKSLLRKVEPSGGMGIAYYLDGANGVYNYLVRYFNYQSLKMELTRYIRQHDRTIELKTPDHLQKIVQQIKRVENDLNKVKESTEYIKLTLKIRSLRESFCFFDKQMERLLIYKRSTPQKRKELANNMELIKYEHNKLVRAIKLIDIYLKDITVCLNLYDNVYNNKKISRKRERVESVEMTLQNKGIDK, via the coding sequence ATGAAGATTGACATATTTGAGATGTCAAGGCATACAAAAAAATTAATATATGCATTGGGTAAGGACGAGATAAGTAAAGTAATTGATATTCAAAAAGAGAATATGGGTTTAACTAAGCTACATATAGCATGTCTTTTGAGAGATTTTAATTGGGCTACAAATATAATTAAGGTATATGGAGCAAAAACATTGGAGGAGAAAGATAATTATGGTAATACGCCTTTGCATATAGCCTGCTTATACAAAAGTTTTAATCTTATTAATTTTATGCTAAAAGAGGGAGGATTAGCGATTTTAAATGTTAAAAATAAAGATAGAAATACTCCTGTAGATATGTTGGACAAAAGGGATTTTGGTAGACTAACGGACTGTTTACTATCTTGTATAGAAATTTGTGATGATGTTAAAAAAGGTGAGTATTTGTTATATTGGGCGTTTAAGTTTGATCAAAGAGAAATATTTCTGGAGCTTTTAGATAAAGGATATAAGACAGCCAAATTAAATCAGATATATATGTTTAGGAAGGCTTGTCAGAATAGTGATATAGAAGTTATAAATAAGTTGAAAAAAAGCGGGGTAAGAGTGAATATGAGAGATTTGAGTGAAAACCCTGTAATTTATTTAAGATATAAGGATAAAGAAGTAGAAGCTGTGCCTTGTGATCCACAAAGTACAAACAATAAACAGCTAGGGGGAAATATTTGTAAAGACAGTTACATTATAAAAGAAGTTTCGGTGGATGATTTGAGTGATAAATATAAAGCTAATGATTTGAGCAATATTGGGAATGATAAAGAAGCATATGCAAATGGGAACAATGCACTACATATAGCTATATATAACAAAAATATTTATTTTGCAACAGAACTATTAAAAAGTGAAGAGGATATTGATGCAAAGAACAAGTTTGGACATACACCACTTTTCATTGCTGTTATGAAAAATGAATTAAATTTTGCAAAAACGCTTATAGATATGGGAGCAGATCTAGATGTAGCAGATGAATATGGAAGAAATATAGTACATATGGCTTGTGAGAATGGAGAATTTGAATTTGTAAATTGGATAATAGAAAAAAAAGCAAATATTTTTTCAAAAATTGCCAAAGAGAATGCGGGTTATTTTGATAGAAGGGAAACAGCGTTACATTTCGCGTGCAGAGGAGGCAATCTTGATTTAGTCAAGCTATTAGTGGAGAAATACAAATTTGATGTTAATGCTAAGTCTTCTAGTGGATATATGCCTATTGCATATGCTAAAGATGAAGGTATAATAAGGTATTTAGTTGGCCGAGGTGCACGCATAGATGCTTATAGTATACATGGGGATACACCTTTACACACAGCTTATAAAAATAAAAATTTTGAGTTAATAGATTTCTTATTGAATAATAAAGCAGATATAAATTGGCCAGGAGGAGAGGAATTTAAAACTGTATTGGAACAGGCTTGTATTAATAATGATATTTTTGCAGTTAGGAAGTTTTTAGAAAGAGGAGCTTTAGCTAATGTGACCTACAAAAGAAGAAACGTTATATATCCACTACATATTGCAGTGTTAAATAAAAGAAAAGATATAGCGGCTTTATTGATAAAACATGGAGCTAATATAGATGCTGTATATAGAAAAGTTACTGCATTGGCGTTGGCGTGCGAAGAGAATGATATTGATATGGTAAAACTTTTAGTAGAAAATGGGGCAAGGGTTAGTGCTATACGAGATCAAAAATCATCAACCATATCTCCACTGCTTAGTGCGTACGTAAGTCGTAGTAAAGAGATAGCGGTTTTGTTGATAAATAATGGAGCGAGTATTGCACAAGGAGAGTTAGAGGAGATATCAAAGGATTTTCTAAAATCTTTATTGCGTAAGGTAGAGCCTAGTGGGGGGATGGGTATTGCATATTATTTGGATGGAGCAAATGGAGTATATAATTATTTAGTAAGATATTTTAATTATCAATCTTTAAAGATGGAATTAACAAGGTATATTAGACAACATGATCGAACAATAGAGCTAAAAACACCTGATCATTTACAGAAGATAGTTCAACAAATAAAACGTGTGGAGAATGATTTAAATAAAGTTAAGGAAAGCACAGAGTACATAAAATTAACTTTGAAAATAAGGAGTTTAAGAGAGAGTTTTTGCTTTTTTGATAAACAGATGGAGAGGTTAT